The window TGCTGAAATAATATTTATGTGTCGTCACTTGGTTAAGTTAATAAACGTAAAAATATGAAAACTATTGCAAATAAACAAAATTATTATGTAAATGACAAGCTGTTACTAAAGTACATTTAAAAAAAAAGGCCGGATTAACCGGCCTTAGAACAAAAATTTTAATGTTAGAAGTTGGCACACACAAATTTCCTAATGGTCTTTGTGATAGTGAAACCTGTAAATATATAGGTGTCTTTATCTCTGTAGTCGCCTCTTTGTAATTTCTTTTCATCGTGAGAGTAAGGCTTTTGCATTATTCCGAATTGAGGGTAATTGGTTTTTGTTGCTGGATTAATTGCCTCTCCACTTCTGTCGGCTAATTGGTTAGCTGTAGGATTGGCAGGATCAATCATTGGGTAGTTATCATGCACATCATCCAAATAATCTGTAAATGTTTTACGGCCAGCAATTTCAAACCCTATTGACCAAAGATTACCAAAATTGTATTTAATACCAAATCCTGTAGGAATGGCAAATGATATTAAGCTATACTTTGGTTTGTTGAGTTCTGTTTGGTATCCTCTTAATTTATAGGTTGTACCATTTAAATCAGTTTTAGGATTGAACCGGAATACGGAGATACCTGCAAGCAAGTATGGCGTCCACCTATGAGATTTTGAACCTGGAATAAAATTCAAAATATTATATTCAACCTGGGCTGTAGCTTCAATAATGCTAGAACGAAAATTAAGGTTCCTTTTATTCCTATCGTAATAGTTAGCTTCTTTGCTTATGCCGTTGTTTTTGCCATAGTCGGTCATTTTGAAAGTCGTAGGCAATTTGCTTCCCCAAGCTTTATCATCTCCTTTAACTGTTCCGTAGTTACCAGCAAATTTAAAAGAAATATGAGGAGTGAGGTTGTAACGTGCAAGCACACCGCCTTGTATGCGTGTGTACTTCCAAGTAACTTGAGATTTCGACAAGTCGCCTTGGTATTGAGCAGGGCCAACGAATAATCCAAATTCCCATTCTTGGGCATTGGCAAAACTAACTAACAAAGTAAGAGTCAGTGTTAAGAGGGTAATTTTATTTTTCATATTTCAGAATTTTATTTATAACAGGCTACAAAAATAAGGCAATACAAACATAATCCAAATTTTTTTTTTACTTTTTTATCGCAGGTCGTTTCTTTCATCATGCCCCCACATCATTTTTTTGCGAAGGGTATCTAAATAGTCTTTTTGGTGCAAGCGAACTATATTCAATTTATAAGGGGCTTTTTTTATAGCCAACTGCACCGTAGTATCAACTGTTTCGCTACGTGAATCTAAACTCACCAAAAAATTTGTACCCCTTCCCTCTATTTCAAAACTTATTACTTGATCATCGGGAACAATAACCGGTCTCACATTCAAATTGTGAGGAGAGACGGGTGTGATAGCAAAAGCCGATGAGGAGGGGAAAATAATGGGTCCTCCGCAACTTAAAGAATAACCTGTTGACCCCGTTGGTGTTGCTACAATTAATCCATCGGCCCAATAGGAATTTAAAAATTCACCATTCAAATAAGTATGCACTGTAATCATGGACGAAGTGTCTTTTTTGTGTATCACAAAATCGTTGAGCCCAAAAGTATTTGGTTGAAATAAATTCCTGTCGGTATCAAGCTGCAGCAAATTGCGTTGCTCGATTTCATATTTGCTTTGAAAAAAACATTGAAAAGCAGCGATAAACTCTTCCTTGGCCACATTGGCCAGAAAGCCTAAACGACCAGTATTAATACCCATCACAGGTATTTGATATTGTAAAATATATAATACCGAATCGAGGAAGGTTCCATCGCCCCCAACTGTTACAAACAGCGATGCGTTTTTAACATCAGTAGGGATATCGAATGTATTAGTAGAACTCGGGAATTCGCTGGGAAATGATTTTACAATTTGTTTAAAAACCAACACCTCGCAGCCTTGTGATATTAACCACCGCTGCACCTCGGCCACATATATAGCAGTAGTTTCGGAGTATTGTTTGGTATAAATGGCTATTTGCAAAAAAGATATAATTTAAGTTGCAAATTTAACCTTTACACTCGGTATTTACATGCTTAAATATTTCATCAACGCATTGTACCGTTGTTGCATCAGTTGCCAATCTTCTTCGCTGATATGCGATGCACGAACCTGGTATTTGAAACGCTCGAAAGAAGCTAAAATATTACGGATATCGGAACGGTCGAATTGTAAAGCGACGTCTATTTTACTGCTCCCTGCATCTGGCTGTGACACGTACAAGCCTAAAATTTTACTGTCGTTCGATTCGGCTATATGGGCAATCTCTGTAAGCTTAAAATCGTTCCATTCCATTTCGAGGGTAAGTATACCGCCTTCTCCAGGCTCTTTTTGCAAGCCCGTGTACCTGTGTTGAAGCTCAAAAACCAAATCGGTTAGAATGATGATGCCTACAAAATTATCTTCCTTATCTACTACTGCAAGTGAGGTGGTTTCGCTTTGCCCAAAAAATTTGAGCAGCTCGAACATGTGCACATTTTCAAAAACACGGCTGGTTTTTTCTTTTTCTATGTAGGCACTCAGTAAACTATCTTGAGGAAACGTTACCAAATTTTCTGCCGATACCAACCCCAATACTTTGAGATCTTCCACTACTGGCAAATGAGCTAGACCCGATAAGTTAAGTTCTTCCAAGGCCTCCCCTACTTGCATATTTAAGTAAAGCGGATTAAGTTTATTATTGATAAGTTCTTTTGCTGTCATGGTGGTGTTAATACGATAGATGCTCTAAGTGTTTAAATAGTTGCATACACTCTGTAATAATATTGTATTAAATTTTATAGCT is drawn from Bacteroidota bacterium and contains these coding sequences:
- a CDS encoding CBS domain-containing protein, whose protein sequence is MTAKELINNKLNPLYLNMQVGEALEELNLSGLAHLPVVEDLKVLGLVSAENLVTFPQDSLLSAYIEKEKTSRVFENVHMFELLKFFGQSETTSLAVVDKEDNFVGIIILTDLVFELQHRYTGLQKEPGEGGILTLEMEWNDFKLTEIAHIAESNDSKILGLYVSQPDAGSSKIDVALQFDRSDIRNILASFERFKYQVRASHISEEDWQLMQQRYNALMKYLSM
- a CDS encoding NAD kinase, whose product is MQIAIYTKQYSETTAIYVAEVQRWLISQGCEVLVFKQIVKSFPSEFPSSTNTFDIPTDVKNASLFVTVGGDGTFLDSVLYILQYQIPVMGINTGRLGFLANVAKEEFIAAFQCFFQSKYEIEQRNLLQLDTDRNLFQPNTFGLNDFVIHKKDTSSMITVHTYLNGEFLNSYWADGLIVATPTGSTGYSLSCGGPIIFPSSSAFAITPVSPHNLNVRPVIVPDDQVISFEIEGRGTNFLVSLDSRSETVDTTVQLAIKKAPYKLNIVRLHQKDYLDTLRKKMMWGHDERNDLR
- a CDS encoding DUF6089 family protein — translated: MKNKITLLTLTLTLLVSFANAQEWEFGLFVGPAQYQGDLSKSQVTWKYTRIQGGVLARYNLTPHISFKFAGNYGTVKGDDKAWGSKLPTTFKMTDYGKNNGISKEANYYDRNKRNLNFRSSIIEATAQVEYNILNFIPGSKSHRWTPYLLAGISVFRFNPKTDLNGTTYKLRGYQTELNKPKYSLISFAIPTGFGIKYNFGNLWSIGFEIAGRKTFTDYLDDVHDNYPMIDPANPTANQLADRSGEAINPATKTNYPQFGIMQKPYSHDEKKLQRGDYRDKDTYIFTGFTITKTIRKFVCANF